A region of Gemmatimonadota bacterium DNA encodes the following proteins:
- a CDS encoding tRNA (cytidine(34)-2'-O)-methyltransferase — MAGTSPEASSWRSAPSRDGSRVPSSGNSLVAEVAPLHVVLVHPEIHWNTGNAGRSCLAAGATLHLIEPLGFSLDEREVKRAGLDYWEHVDLRVWPDWDSFAKELPALGEPWFFSTKSTRLFWDAPLATADGRGTVLIFGRETGGLPADLHARYSDRFLAMPIHSPLVRSLNLSTSVAVALYEVLRQRCR, encoded by the coding sequence ATGGCTGGAACATCGCCGGAGGCAAGCAGTTGGCGTTCCGCGCCATCCAGGGACGGATCGCGCGTGCCGTCGTCGGGAAATAGCCTCGTGGCCGAGGTGGCACCGCTGCATGTCGTGCTGGTGCATCCCGAGATCCACTGGAACACCGGCAACGCCGGGCGGAGTTGCCTCGCCGCCGGCGCCACGCTGCACCTGATCGAACCGCTCGGCTTCTCGCTCGACGAACGCGAGGTGAAGCGCGCCGGGCTCGACTACTGGGAACACGTCGACCTCCGCGTCTGGCCCGACTGGGACAGCTTTGCGAAGGAGCTTCCTGCGCTCGGCGAGCCGTGGTTCTTCTCGACCAAGTCCACGCGATTGTTCTGGGACGCCCCACTCGCGACAGCAGACGGGCGGGGCACCGTCCTCATCTTCGGTCGCGAGACCGGCGGGCTCCCCGCCGATCTGCACGCCCGGTATTCCGACCGCTTCCTCGCCATGCCGATCCACTCGCCACTGGTCCGGTCGCTCAATCTGTCCACCAGCGTGGCGGTGGCGCTCTACGAAGTCCTCCGTCAGCGCTGCCGCTGA
- a CDS encoding DUF1801 domain-containing protein gives MKKVVPAANPDAYVTALRGWRRTLVESLRTTVRKAAPLEEVIKWGHIVYLANGPVLLIRAEEERVLFGFWRGQRLAEVEPRLKPGGKYEMATLELRQGMTITPTVVRRLVREAVALNQQLGNPTDAAK, from the coding sequence ATGAAGAAGGTGGTACCCGCCGCCAACCCCGACGCCTACGTCACCGCCTTGCGCGGCTGGCGACGCACGCTGGTCGAGTCACTGCGCACCACCGTGCGGAAGGCTGCCCCGCTGGAGGAAGTGATCAAGTGGGGTCACATCGTTTACCTCGCCAACGGCCCGGTGCTGCTCATCCGCGCCGAGGAGGAACGGGTGCTCTTCGGCTTCTGGCGCGGGCAACGACTCGCCGAGGTCGAACCACGCCTGAAGCCCGGCGGCAAGTACGAGATGGCGACCCTCGAGCTGCGCCAGGGGATGACGATCACCCCGACCGTCGTGCGCCGCCTGGTGCGCGAAGCCGTCGCCCTCAACCAGCAGCTCGGCAACCCGACCGACGCCGCGAAGTGA
- a CDS encoding glycosyltransferase family 39 protein: MATILREASVAPGASDITIGLWLFVGLLAAHVAVARWLPRVVPSHNVTGATEPPLPLAPVLVLLIVGLAARLPGLNGGLWFDEIQTLVEYVRLPWSVLLTTFDSTNQHFLFSIAARAVRTVGGESAAMLRLPAAIFGVLSLWATVAFGRRWLPTREAWWSGVLLAVSYHHIWFSQNARGYTGLLLGTLLASSLMLDMLRDTPVTRRQVWSYALVVALTLLTHITALVVVAGHGVCWLVWLRTQPRGIARWAPGVALVLGGTVAMMLYAPVLPQLVGALGSSGTGVTGAEWQRPGWFLAEAIAGLIRGVPAGALVLPVTAVVVLAGLHDAWRHHRLAAIMMVLPLVMMAALLLSTGHNMWPRFFFFGAAFVVQWAVHGGFVVLARVLPRAGTRIGDIGLSAVTLASLLLLPRAWAPKQDYPAALTWLAEARRPTDPIAGTEMMDLPMNLWLGQQWPIIRTVGELQSLEAGTPATWVVTTFRIRLESTAPALASYLDSAYTVAHVIPASIGGGEVRILRRRPAIR; encoded by the coding sequence TTGGCGACGATCCTCCGCGAGGCATCGGTCGCTCCCGGCGCTTCCGACATCACGATCGGACTCTGGTTGTTCGTCGGCTTGCTCGCAGCGCATGTCGCGGTCGCGCGCTGGCTGCCGCGGGTCGTGCCGTCGCACAACGTCACAGGCGCCACCGAACCCCCGCTCCCGCTCGCCCCCGTTCTCGTGCTGCTGATCGTCGGCCTGGCCGCCCGCCTCCCGGGCCTCAATGGCGGACTCTGGTTTGACGAGATCCAGACGCTGGTCGAGTATGTGCGCCTCCCGTGGAGCGTCCTGCTCACGACCTTCGACAGCACCAATCAGCACTTTCTCTTCTCGATCGCCGCCCGCGCCGTGCGGACCGTCGGCGGGGAATCGGCGGCAATGCTCCGGCTCCCGGCCGCCATCTTCGGCGTGTTGAGCCTCTGGGCCACCGTGGCATTCGGCCGTCGCTGGCTCCCCACGCGCGAGGCATGGTGGTCCGGCGTGCTGCTCGCCGTCTCCTATCACCACATCTGGTTCTCCCAGAATGCGCGCGGGTACACCGGCTTGCTGCTCGGCACCCTGCTGGCCAGTAGCCTGATGCTCGACATGCTCCGCGACACCCCCGTCACGAGACGTCAGGTCTGGAGCTACGCGCTGGTGGTGGCGTTGACTCTGCTGACGCACATCACCGCGCTGGTCGTCGTTGCCGGCCATGGAGTGTGCTGGCTCGTGTGGCTACGCACGCAACCGCGGGGCATCGCACGCTGGGCACCGGGCGTGGCGCTGGTCCTCGGCGGTACCGTGGCGATGATGCTCTATGCGCCAGTCCTCCCTCAACTCGTCGGGGCGTTGGGGTCGTCCGGCACGGGGGTCACTGGCGCCGAGTGGCAGCGTCCAGGGTGGTTTCTGGCCGAGGCGATTGCCGGCCTGATCCGTGGAGTGCCAGCCGGTGCGCTGGTGCTGCCGGTCACGGCCGTGGTGGTGCTCGCCGGACTGCACGATGCGTGGCGCCACCACCGTCTCGCGGCGATCATGATGGTCCTGCCGCTGGTGATGATGGCGGCGCTGCTGCTCTCGACCGGCCACAACATGTGGCCCCGGTTCTTCTTCTTCGGGGCCGCCTTCGTGGTCCAGTGGGCCGTGCATGGTGGCTTCGTGGTGCTGGCGCGCGTGCTGCCGCGCGCCGGGACCCGGATCGGCGACATCGGCCTGTCCGCCGTCACGCTGGCGTCCCTGCTGTTGTTGCCACGGGCCTGGGCGCCGAAGCAGGACTACCCCGCCGCCCTGACCTGGCTCGCCGAAGCACGGAGGCCGACCGATCCGATCGCCGGCACGGAGATGATGGATCTCCCGATGAACCTCTGGCTGGGGCAGCAGTGGCCGATCATCCGCACGGTTGGCGAATTGCAATCGCTCGAGGCCGGCACGCCAGCGACCTGGGTGGTCACCACCTTCCGGATCCGGTTGGAGTCCACGGCTCCGGCGCTTGCCAGCTACCTCGACTCGGCCTACACCGTCGCCCACGTGATTCCGGCCAGCATTGGCGGCGGTGAGGTGCGCATCCTCAGACGCCGACCGGCGATCCGCTAA
- a CDS encoding flippase-like domain-containing protein gives MKPWLKATISVALLALLLVLLPWGQVRDAIGRLPPRVWAGVAAGFILGHALGIFKWRLFVNAAGAGLVRLDATLCYAAGLFANLCLPSIVGGDVLRIALAGKLTKRPEAALWGGIMDRLTDMLALALLVTGGALVARTQLDGWTGEVLGITLMVGVGLVALALPLTLRRPLARWPRRLRRPVGRGLVGLRQLRRRPGTAVLGLSLSLVIQGSFVLLNAWLGRNVGIHVDLAVWFLVWPLAKIASLMPISLGGLAVREASLAALLVPFGVPVAYSVVCSLLWQSVLIVGGLFGGLVWLVLHRSRRISFGVSHGELKVTQMEGE, from the coding sequence TTGAAGCCCTGGCTCAAGGCGACCATCAGTGTCGCGCTGCTCGCCCTGCTCCTCGTGCTGTTGCCATGGGGACAGGTGCGTGATGCGATCGGGCGACTGCCGCCGCGCGTCTGGGCCGGCGTGGCGGCCGGGTTCATCCTCGGCCACGCACTCGGGATCTTCAAGTGGCGGCTGTTCGTCAATGCGGCCGGCGCGGGACTCGTGCGCCTCGATGCGACGCTGTGCTATGCCGCGGGCCTCTTTGCCAACCTCTGCCTGCCCAGCATCGTCGGCGGCGACGTGTTGCGGATCGCCCTCGCCGGGAAACTGACGAAGCGGCCCGAGGCCGCGCTCTGGGGCGGCATCATGGATCGCCTCACCGACATGCTCGCGCTGGCGCTGTTGGTCACCGGCGGGGCGTTGGTGGCACGCACGCAGCTCGACGGCTGGACCGGCGAGGTGCTCGGCATCACGCTGATGGTGGGCGTCGGGCTGGTGGCGCTGGCCCTGCCGCTCACGTTGCGGCGGCCGCTCGCGCGCTGGCCGCGCCGACTGCGGCGCCCGGTCGGCCGAGGCCTCGTCGGACTCCGTCAGCTCCGGCGCCGGCCCGGGACGGCGGTGCTCGGCCTCTCCCTCTCGCTGGTCATTCAGGGCAGCTTCGTGCTGCTCAATGCGTGGCTCGGCCGGAACGTCGGGATCCATGTCGACCTGGCCGTGTGGTTCCTGGTCTGGCCGCTGGCGAAGATCGCCTCCCTCATGCCGATCTCGCTGGGCGGGCTCGCCGTGCGTGAAGCGAGCCTGGCCGCGTTGCTGGTGCCGTTCGGCGTGCCGGTCGCGTACAGTGTCGTGTGCTCCCTGCTCTGGCAATCGGTGCTGATTGTTGGCGGGCTGTTCGGTGGGCTGGTCTGGCTGGTGCTGCACCGTTCGCGACGGATCAGCTTTGGCGTGAGCCATGGAGAACTCAAGGTGACGCAGATGGAGGGAGAATGA
- a CDS encoding SRPBCC domain-containing protein encodes MTGTTTNTVRLVSKVVIRGRIEDVWREITKTDTPQLAVFGAQMRYRALTPGSPVQMRTPDAKYTSVVGEILEVSPPYRFSHTMKFTAHDDPYCKVTYELREVPDGVEFTLISEDVPIGTKTAKDMTRGGDFIVKTLKEIIENGRPALGTRILFGVFGLLAFTTPAKCLSTHWPLEESRDG; translated from the coding sequence ATGACGGGCACCACGACGAACACCGTGCGACTGGTCTCGAAGGTCGTGATTCGCGGGCGCATCGAGGACGTGTGGCGTGAGATCACCAAGACGGACACGCCGCAGCTTGCCGTCTTCGGCGCGCAGATGCGCTATCGAGCGCTGACCCCCGGCTCCCCGGTGCAGATGCGGACGCCGGACGCCAAGTACACGTCGGTGGTCGGAGAGATTCTCGAGGTGTCCCCGCCGTACCGCTTCTCGCACACGATGAAGTTCACCGCGCACGACGATCCGTATTGCAAAGTGACGTACGAGTTGCGCGAGGTGCCGGACGGCGTCGAGTTCACCCTGATCTCGGAAGACGTTCCGATCGGCACGAAGACGGCGAAGGACATGACGCGCGGTGGGGACTTCATCGTCAAGACGCTCAAGGAGATCATCGAGAACGGCAGGCCCGCCCTCGGAACGCGCATCCTCTTCGGCGTCTTCGGTCTGCTCGCCTTTACCACCCCCGCGAAATGCTTGAGCACCCACTGGCCCCTGGAGGAGTCGCGCGATGGCTGA
- a CDS encoding cytochrome c, protein MPSTRSRLLPLVTFAATATLAAACSTAATTPSVAPQAAAAPAAPAPPARPAEVTPAAIAEGDSLYAAGSCTRCHGIKGVGTARGPSLVTGPWLQHTGSYAEIVTTITNGVPRAAIKDTTHRFPMNARGGPMNLTDPQVKSIAAYVWSISREKR, encoded by the coding sequence ATGCCCTCCACCCGTTCGCGCCTGCTCCCGCTGGTCACCTTCGCGGCGACCGCCACCCTCGCGGCGGCGTGCTCCACGGCGGCCACCACGCCGTCGGTCGCACCCCAGGCGGCGGCCGCGCCGGCCGCACCCGCCCCACCGGCACGGCCTGCCGAGGTGACGCCAGCAGCCATTGCCGAGGGTGACTCACTCTATGCGGCGGGCTCGTGCACGCGGTGCCACGGCATCAAGGGGGTTGGCACCGCCCGCGGTCCGAGCCTGGTGACGGGGCCGTGGTTGCAGCACACTGGCAGCTACGCGGAGATCGTGACCACGATCACCAACGGCGTGCCGCGCGCGGCGATCAAGGACACCACGCACCGCTTCCCGATGAATGCGCGCGGTGGCCCGATGAATCTCACCGACCCGCAGGTGAAGTCGATTGCCGCTTATGTCTGGTCGATTTCGCGGGAGAAGCGCTAG
- a CDS encoding FAD-dependent oxidoreductase: MTAGGHRIVILGAGPAGVGAAYRLRQDGRAEVTVLEQHTVPGGNAGSFEFGGMRVDFGSHRLHPACDPAILADIRGFLGADLRDRPRHGRIGLRGRWIHFPLKPIDLLVRLDPGFALGTLRDMVSKPFRAAPSGDSFGDVLMANLGPTICESFYFPYARKIWGREPTELSGIQARRRVSAGSFLKLARKVLSAVPGLKPPGAGRFFYPAKGFGQITEAYAAAATTLGADLRFGRRVTRLVPPATDAESWVIEMSSDQGAERIEADQLWSTIPIALLARLIGTGVPDEVHEAAAKLESRAMLLVYLSLPVPSFTEYDAHYFPGANIRITRLSEPKNYPGLGQPPEHTVLCAELPCGPGDPWWTMDDAALGALVAEDLATAGVPLPVAPTAVLVRRLPQAYPVYTTGYERWFGILDQWVESLPRLLSYGRQGLFAHDNTHHALAMAYAASDCLEPDGFDHARWRAHRAVFDTHVVED, translated from the coding sequence ATGACCGCAGGTGGACACCGGATCGTCATCCTCGGCGCCGGCCCGGCTGGCGTGGGCGCGGCGTATCGACTGCGTCAGGACGGCCGTGCCGAGGTCACGGTGCTCGAGCAGCACACGGTGCCGGGTGGCAACGCCGGCAGCTTCGAGTTCGGCGGCATGCGCGTCGACTTTGGCAGCCACCGCCTGCATCCGGCCTGCGATCCGGCGATCCTGGCCGACATCCGTGGTTTTCTTGGGGCTGACCTCCGTGATCGTCCGCGCCACGGACGAATCGGCCTGCGCGGCCGGTGGATCCATTTTCCCTTGAAGCCGATCGACCTGCTGGTTCGCCTCGACCCGGGTTTCGCGCTCGGGACGCTGCGCGACATGGTGAGCAAGCCGTTCCGTGCCGCGCCGAGCGGCGACAGTTTCGGCGACGTGCTCATGGCGAATCTCGGTCCGACCATCTGCGAGTCGTTCTACTTCCCCTATGCGCGGAAGATCTGGGGTCGCGAGCCGACGGAGCTCTCCGGGATTCAGGCGCGTCGGCGAGTCTCGGCGGGCTCTTTCCTGAAGCTCGCGCGCAAGGTGCTCTCCGCGGTGCCGGGGCTCAAGCCACCGGGGGCGGGGCGCTTCTTCTATCCCGCCAAGGGCTTCGGCCAGATTACCGAAGCCTATGCCGCCGCCGCGACGACGCTCGGGGCGGATCTTCGATTCGGCCGCCGCGTGACTCGGCTCGTGCCACCGGCCACGGATGCGGAGTCGTGGGTGATCGAGATGTCCTCGGACCAGGGCGCTGAGCGCATCGAAGCGGATCAGTTGTGGTCGACGATCCCGATTGCGCTGCTGGCGCGCCTGATCGGCACCGGGGTCCCCGATGAAGTCCACGAGGCGGCCGCGAAGCTCGAGTCCCGCGCGATGCTGCTCGTCTATCTCTCGCTGCCGGTGCCGTCGTTCACCGAATACGATGCGCACTACTTTCCGGGCGCGAATATTCGGATCACACGGCTGTCCGAGCCGAAGAACTATCCCGGCCTCGGACAACCCCCGGAACACACCGTGCTCTGCGCCGAGCTCCCGTGCGGTCCTGGCGATCCGTGGTGGACCATGGATGACGCTGCGCTGGGGGCCCTGGTAGCCGAGGATCTCGCGACGGCGGGTGTTCCGCTGCCCGTTGCGCCGACCGCCGTGCTCGTCCGCCGTCTCCCGCAGGCCTACCCGGTCTACACCACTGGCTACGAGCGGTGGTTCGGCATCCTCGATCAGTGGGTGGAGAGTCTCCCGCGTCTGCTCAGCTACGGCCGGCAGGGGTTGTTCGCGCACGACAACACCCACCACGCGCTGGCGATGGCGTACGCTGCCTCGGACTGCCTGGAGCCGGATGGCTTCGATCACGCCCGGTGGCGTGCGCATCGGGCGGTGTTCGACACCCACGTCGTCGAAGATTGA
- a CDS encoding glycosyltransferase family 2 protein produces the protein MIPAYNEGAHVADQVRAVQATMAASGWEYEIIVVDDGSRDQTATEADATGARVLRRAVNRGYGAALKLGIRRARYDWILITDADGTYPVESIPELLARAEHNAMVVGARLGKSVHIPLIRRPPKWFLNRLASYLAGQRLPDINSGLRLMRKSLVERYEYLLPDGFSFTTTITLAAACNGHPFEYVPINYHARLGESKIRARHAYDFTLLILRIIVVFNPLKVFIPVGAVLAVLGLAKFAYDITKDNLSESAVLGLIGALVVWAVGLLADQNTRFAGRR, from the coding sequence GTGATCCCCGCCTACAACGAAGGCGCCCATGTCGCCGACCAGGTGCGGGCCGTCCAGGCGACGATGGCGGCGAGTGGCTGGGAGTACGAGATCATCGTGGTCGACGACGGGTCGCGCGACCAGACCGCCACCGAGGCCGATGCCACCGGGGCGCGGGTGCTGCGACGGGCCGTGAATCGCGGCTACGGCGCGGCGCTCAAGCTGGGGATTCGGCGCGCACGCTATGACTGGATCCTGATCACCGACGCCGATGGGACCTATCCGGTGGAGTCGATTCCGGAACTGCTGGCTCGCGCCGAGCACAACGCGATGGTGGTCGGCGCCCGACTCGGCAAGTCGGTGCACATTCCGCTGATTCGCCGGCCGCCGAAGTGGTTCCTGAACCGCTTGGCGAGTTACCTCGCTGGGCAGCGGCTCCCCGACATCAACTCCGGTCTCCGGCTGATGCGGAAGTCGCTGGTCGAGCGCTACGAGTATCTCCTCCCCGACGGCTTCTCCTTCACGACGACGATCACGCTTGCTGCCGCCTGCAATGGGCACCCATTCGAGTACGTCCCGATCAACTATCACGCACGGCTCGGCGAGTCGAAGATCCGCGCGCGTCATGCCTACGATTTCACCCTGCTGATCCTGCGGATCATTGTCGTCTTCAACCCGCTCAAGGTGTTCATCCCGGTGGGTGCGGTGCTCGCGGTTCTGGGGCTGGCGAAGTTCGCCTACGACATCACCAAGGACAACCTCTCCGAAAGCGCGGTGCTCGGACTGATCGGGGCGCTGGTCGTCTGGGCGGTCGGCCTGCTCGCCGACCAGAACACGCGGTTCGCCGGTCGACGTTGA
- a CDS encoding helix-turn-helix transcriptional regulator, protein MPTPPPCPPSALDDMSEVFDALGHPTRRRILDLLRASPGMLVGEVAEHFDVGRIAVMHHLRQLEASGLVVSLKQGRTRQLYHNPVPIQLIHDRWTTEYGGFWASKMADVKYAVEHHHSSEGTDDGHHDEHRATGLEGRDSRAHRGRVA, encoded by the coding sequence ATGCCGACCCCGCCGCCTTGCCCGCCCTCCGCGCTCGACGACATGTCCGAGGTCTTCGACGCCCTGGGTCACCCGACCCGGCGCCGGATCCTGGATCTGCTGCGGGCGTCGCCTGGGATGCTGGTCGGCGAGGTGGCCGAGCATTTCGACGTGGGGCGGATCGCCGTGATGCACCACCTGCGCCAGCTCGAGGCGAGCGGCCTCGTCGTGTCGCTCAAGCAGGGGCGCACTCGGCAGCTGTACCACAACCCGGTGCCGATTCAGCTCATCCACGATCGCTGGACCACCGAGTACGGTGGCTTCTGGGCGAGCAAGATGGCCGACGTGAAGTACGCGGTTGAACACCACCACTCCTCGGAGGGAACGGATGACGGGCACCACGACGAACACCGTGCGACTGGTCTCGAAGGTCGTGATTCGCGGGCGCATCGAGGACGTGTGGCGTGA
- a CDS encoding M20/M25/M40 family metallo-hydrolase has product MRGGGGAASLSAGIPPALGSGGWGSIEIFETYNKVAPAVTLSCEDYAMVWRLAERGMKPRLRINADATLLGEVPAFNTIATIRGTEKPDEYVILSAHFDSWDGSSGATDNGTGTLMSMEAMRILKKVYPNPKRTIIVGHWSSEEQGLNGSRAFAKDHPEVMKGLQALFNQDNGTGRVTGLSAAGVTNIGPHLKEWYSKLPSFFTDSMSQNAVSWSFRDVPTGNPGGTDGAVFACYGTPSIGMSAVGWNYGAYTWHTNRDTYDKVVFDDLKHNATLAAMMAYLASEDPTFIDRTKSPGAWPADWPANCGDAPRKTKPRY; this is encoded by the coding sequence ATGCGCGGCGGCGGCGGGGCGGCCTCGTTGAGTGCCGGCATTCCGCCGGCGCTCGGCTCGGGTGGCTGGGGGTCGATCGAGATCTTCGAGACCTACAACAAGGTCGCGCCGGCTGTGACGCTCTCCTGTGAAGACTACGCGATGGTCTGGCGGCTCGCCGAACGCGGCATGAAGCCACGGCTGCGGATCAACGCCGACGCGACGCTGCTTGGCGAAGTGCCGGCGTTCAACACCATCGCGACGATTCGCGGGACCGAGAAGCCGGATGAGTATGTCATCCTCTCGGCGCACTTCGATTCGTGGGATGGCTCGTCCGGCGCGACCGACAACGGCACCGGCACGCTGATGTCGATGGAAGCGATGCGCATCCTGAAGAAGGTCTACCCGAACCCGAAGCGGACGATCATCGTCGGCCACTGGTCAAGCGAAGAGCAGGGCTTGAATGGCTCGCGCGCCTTCGCGAAGGACCACCCCGAAGTGATGAAGGGGCTGCAGGCCCTCTTCAATCAGGACAACGGCACCGGGCGCGTCACCGGGCTCTCGGCGGCGGGCGTGACCAACATCGGGCCGCACCTGAAGGAGTGGTACAGCAAGCTGCCGTCCTTCTTCACCGACAGCATGAGCCAGAACGCCGTCTCGTGGAGCTTCCGCGACGTGCCGACCGGGAATCCGGGCGGGACCGACGGCGCGGTCTTCGCCTGCTACGGCACGCCGTCGATCGGGATGAGTGCGGTGGGGTGGAACTACGGCGCCTACACCTGGCACACCAACCGCGACACCTACGACAAGGTCGTGTTCGACGACCTCAAGCACAACGCGACGCTCGCGGCGATGATGGCGTACCTGGCGTCCGAAGATCCGACCTTCATCGATCGCACCAAGTCGCCGGGCGCGTGGCCGGCCGACTGGCCCGCCAACTGCGGCGATGCCCCGCGGAAGACGAAGCCGCGGTACTAG
- a CDS encoding DUF4287 domain-containing protein, whose translation MADEAKAMATMIANIEKQTGKTFAQLAAVVTKSKLTKHTELRTMLMEQFGLGHGQANTVVHLALKSDGASAAAAAGQSADDVLDAIYAGKKEALRPIHDAVLAHLATLGDYEAAPKKDYISYRRKKQFLMVGPKTATAVELGFGGKALSGDARLKEMPPNSMCKFTTRVSSPAEVDAVVREWIRQSYNEAG comes from the coding sequence ATGGCTGACGAAGCGAAGGCGATGGCCACGATGATCGCCAACATCGAGAAGCAGACCGGCAAGACGTTCGCTCAACTCGCCGCGGTGGTCACCAAGTCCAAGCTGACCAAGCACACCGAATTGCGCACGATGCTGATGGAGCAGTTCGGCCTCGGGCATGGTCAGGCCAACACCGTGGTGCACCTCGCCCTCAAGAGCGATGGGGCGAGTGCCGCAGCCGCCGCGGGCCAATCCGCCGACGACGTGCTCGATGCGATCTACGCAGGGAAAAAGGAGGCGCTCCGCCCGATTCACGATGCGGTGCTTGCCCACCTCGCCACCCTTGGCGACTACGAAGCCGCCCCCAAGAAGGACTACATCTCCTACCGACGGAAGAAGCAGTTCTTGATGGTGGGTCCCAAGACGGCCACGGCGGTGGAGCTTGGCTTCGGGGGCAAGGCACTCTCAGGCGATGCGCGACTGAAGGAGATGCCGCCCAACAGCATGTGCAAGTTCACCACTCGGGTCAGCTCGCCTGCCGAGGTGGATGCCGTCGTGCGTGAGTGGATCAGGCAATCGTACAACGAGGCGGGCTGA